Proteins from one Hyperolius riggenbachi isolate aHypRig1 chromosome 2, aHypRig1.pri, whole genome shotgun sequence genomic window:
- the LOC137547501 gene encoding posterior protein-like, producing MEVVTDFLKKYSSASYHLCMDEALTHQFGDLEKQCDMQNEKLQTKVSSKKNRKQRMANLIDMLIKMKEIALQKELQFYTEKAQLRKELDNITQGCLAMDIKNNACECEELKEEVDKLGEENCDLQECLEDCESRCRLRELQIASLEAKESQKDCVIQMLTEQLAQKEQCLQLLKAHGNNACNQGNSSGYKSLGEEQRGREEHPICTADESQSPPELSLNQNSTLFTPIPDRIDHQHRNAQGQGHANHNVHSTTLSIQDRTNLCQILGKFDTSASPVSLSNKLEAVVTQYNLGNRDACALLRAWLPSQLCEKLLPPVGTHTGLLAELNSNWGNAADRMGELQRVMGGRDARGTNALENARFRKGEDPVLFCSEYLSLYKSTFNCPDMSPDDGSFLYSMANKCTFVDYHTKIALRNANSYQTFLNIIKDWIQETNQDSKMQRKIAEVTKSEGRVRSTGKCYKCGHMGHFMRDCKLNRRVGGNRSFADRKDQKRPGPDRVQREKVQDPNVTLYGPLLKELERVKSKIAEIPEEYKTPPPSNPYVKP from the coding sequence ATGGAAGTTGTAACAGATTTTCTTAAGAAATATTCCTCTGCTTCTTATCATTTGTGTATGGATGAGGCATTGACTCATCAGTTTGGTGATTTAGAAAAGCAGTGTGACATGCAGAATGAAAAATTGCAAACTAAagtatcttctaaaaaaaatagaaaacagagaaTGGCCAATCTCATTGATATGTTAATTAAGATGAAAGAGATCGCTTTACAGAAAGAATTGcaattttacactgaaaaagctCAGCTAAGGAAGGAGCTTGATAACATTACGCAAGGTTGTTTGGCCATGGATATTAAGAATAATGCTTGTGAATGTGAGGAATTAAAGGAGGAAGTTGACAAACTTGGTGAAGAGAATTGTGATTTACAAGAGTGTTTAGAGGACTGTGAATCTAGATGTAGACTCAGGGAGTTACAGATAGCATCTTTGGAAGCAAAAGAGTCACAAAAAGATTGTGTTATTCAAATGCTTACAGAGCAGCTGGCTCAAAAGGAACAATGTTTACAGTTGTTAAAAGCACATGGTAACAATGCATGCAACCAGGGTAATAGCTCAGGTTACAAATCCCTGGGAGAGGAgcaaagaggcagagaggagcatCCGATTTGTACTGCAGACGAATCTCAATCTCCTCCTGAGCTTTCATTAAATCAAAATTCCACACTCTTTACTCCTATCCCAGACAGGATTGATCACCAACACAGAAATGCTCAAGGGCAAGGTCATGCAAATCATAATGTGCACTCCACAACACTCTCTATACAGGATCGCACAAACCTGTGCCAGATATTGGGGAAGTTTGACACTTCAGCCTCACCTGTCAGCCTCTCCAATAAGCTGGAAGCTGTAGTCACTCAATATAATTTGGGAAACAGAGATGCCTGTGCGCTACTGCGTGCATGGCTCCCTTCACAGCTGTGTGAGAAATTACTGCCTCCTGTGGGGACTCATACTGGTCTGTTGGCAGAACTTAATTCCAATTGGGGAAATGCAGCAGACAGAATGGGAGAGTTACAGAGAGTGATGGGAGGGAGAGATGCTAGAGGAACCAATGCACTAGAAAATGCCAGATTTAGGAAAGGTGAAGACCCTGTTTTATTTTGCAGTGAATACTTGTCACTGTACAAATCCACATTTAATTGCCCAGATATGTCTCCTGACGACGGTAGTTTTCTTTACTCGATGGCTAACAAGTGTACCTTTGTGGATTATCACACAAAGATTGCACTCAGAAATGCTAATTCATACCAGACATTTCTGAACATAATAAAGGACTGGATTCAGGAGACAAATCAGGACagtaaaatgcaaaggaaaattgcAGAGGTAACTAAGAGTGAAGGAAGAGTCAGATCCACTGGCAAATGTTACAAATGTGGGCATATGGGACATTTCATGAGAGACTGTAAATTGAACAGGAGAGTAGGGGGTAACAGAAGTTTTGCTGACAGGAAAGATCAGAAGAGGCCTGGACCAGACAGGGTGCAGAGGGAAAAGGTCCAAGATCCCAATGTTACCCTATATGGTCCACTCCTAAAAGAGCTAGAGAGGGTTAAAAGTAAAATCGCTGAAATTCCAGAGGAATACAAGACCCCACCCCCATCCAATCCTTATGTGAAACCATAG